In Paracoccus fistulariae, a single window of DNA contains:
- a CDS encoding SDR family oxidoreductase, whose amino-acid sequence MRLTGFQGQSAVVTGAAGGIGRALVDGLAHAGARVMATDTQAAQEGRDDIAPSDQVVWRALDVRDRDAAAGVVAEAADLHGPLSLAVHAAGVLSTTPILDLPPEEWQRLIDINAGGTLNMLSLLGQAMVPQGRGAIVVIGSNAAGVPRLGIGAYGASKAAAAMLTRCAGLELAAHGIRCNLVAPGSTLTPMQTGMWADPEAGMDEVIRGDASRFRGGIPLGKLAVPQDIAQAALFLLSDQAGHITMADLYVDGGATLRA is encoded by the coding sequence ATGCGGCTGACGGGGTTTCAGGGGCAGAGCGCGGTCGTCACCGGCGCGGCGGGCGGCATCGGTCGCGCGCTGGTGGACGGGCTGGCCCATGCCGGCGCCCGTGTCATGGCCACCGATACGCAGGCGGCGCAGGAGGGGCGTGACGACATCGCGCCCTCGGATCAGGTGGTCTGGCGCGCGCTGGATGTGCGGGATCGCGATGCCGCCGCCGGCGTCGTGGCCGAGGCCGCAGACCTGCACGGTCCGCTGTCGCTGGCCGTGCATGCGGCGGGCGTCCTGTCCACCACGCCGATCCTTGATCTGCCGCCCGAGGAATGGCAGCGCCTGATCGACATCAACGCAGGCGGGACGCTGAATATGCTGTCTCTTCTGGGGCAGGCGATGGTGCCGCAGGGGCGGGGGGCGATTGTGGTGATCGGTTCGAACGCGGCGGGGGTGCCGCGTCTTGGGATCGGCGCCTATGGCGCCTCCAAGGCCGCTGCCGCAATGCTGACACGCTGCGCGGGGCTGGAACTGGCGGCGCATGGCATCCGCTGCAATCTGGTCGCGCCGGGATCGACGCTGACGCCGATGCAGACCGGCATGTGGGCCGATCCAGAGGCCGGGATGGATGAGGTGATCCGGGGCGATGCCAGCCGTTTTCGCGGCGGTATCCCGCTGGGCAAGCTGGCGGTCCCGCAGGATATTGCACAGGCGGCGCTGTTCCTGCTGTCCGATCAGGCCGGGCATATCACCATGGCCGATCTTTACGTCGATGGCGGGGCCACGCTGCGCGCCTGA
- a CDS encoding isochorismatase family protein produces the protein MALPKISDYALPKAKDIAAPRAPWRPDPSRMALLVHDMQRYFCAAYGPDSSLLQTVTRNIAAVTAAARKAGIPVFYTAQKGDQFRPDRGLQADLWGPGMRAIAEHQEIIAPLTPQPGDIVLVKHRYSAFQRSNLADLMRARGRDQLAIAGIYAHIGCLATATEAFQRDIQPFAVIDAQADFNRQRHEMAMDWISACSGVPVATDALLAAIAGGA, from the coding sequence ATGGCACTTCCCAAGATTTCCGATTACGCCCTGCCCAAGGCCAAAGATATAGCCGCGCCCCGCGCGCCGTGGCGGCCAGATCCGTCGCGGATGGCGCTGCTGGTCCATGACATGCAGCGCTATTTCTGCGCTGCCTATGGGCCCGATTCTTCCCTGCTGCAGACGGTCACTCGAAATATCGCCGCCGTAACCGCTGCCGCGCGCAAGGCCGGGATCCCCGTCTTTTACACCGCGCAGAAGGGCGATCAGTTCCGTCCCGATCGCGGGCTGCAGGCCGATCTGTGGGGGCCGGGCATGCGCGCGATTGCCGAACATCAGGAGATCATCGCGCCCCTGACGCCGCAGCCGGGGGATATCGTGCTGGTCAAGCATCGCTACAGTGCGTTCCAGCGCTCGAACCTGGCGGATCTGATGCGGGCGCGGGGGCGTGACCAACTGGCGATTGCCGGGATCTATGCCCATATCGGCTGCCTTGCCACCGCGACCGAGGCGTTTCAGCGCGATATCCAGCCCTTTGCCGTCATTGACGCGCAGGCCGATTTCAACCGGCAGCGGCATGAGATGGCAATGGACTGGATCAGCGCCTGTTCCGGCGTTCCGGTCGCGACCGACGCGCTGCTGGCTGCCATCGCGGGGGGTGCCTGA